One genomic window of Columba livia isolate bColLiv1 breed racing homer chromosome 9, bColLiv1.pat.W.v2, whole genome shotgun sequence includes the following:
- the DYNLT2B gene encoding dynein light chain Tctex-type protein 2B isoform X1, whose translation MGELGADDGAGNTYSLRPGLQRRFKSSTVKECIHAILKEKLANVQYVPEEMPQLTKSLSEIIKDRLKEEGFDRYKMVVQVVIGEQRGEGVNMAARCFWDADTDSYAHDVFMNVGRGSTRDKVLYALLNFCYGVYLESRTEQKSRTACFVW comes from the exons ATGGGCGAGCTGGGGGCGGACGATGGGGCCGGGAATACGTACAGCCTGCGGCCCGGCCTGCAGCGCCg ATTTAAATCATCCACGGTCAAAGAATGCATCCATGCAATACTGAAGGAGAAGCTGGCCAACGTACAGTACGTCCCCGAAGAAATGCCTCAGCTTACAAAGTCTTTGTCAGAGATAATAAAAGACAGACTGAAAG agGAAGGATTTGACAGGTACAAAATGGTGGTTCAGGTTGTGATaggagagcagagaggagaaggagTGAA TATGGCTGCGCGATGTTTCTGGGATGCCGACACTGACAGCTACGCTCACGATGTGTTCATGAAT GTGGGGAGAGGAAGCACAAGAGATAAAGTCTTATATGCTTTGCTGAACTTCTGTTACGGAGTATACCTGGAATCCAGGACTGAGCAAAAGTCaag gacagcctgtTTTGTGTGGTAG
- the DYNLT2B gene encoding dynein light chain Tctex-type protein 2B isoform X2 — translation MGELGADDGAGNTYSLRPGLQRRFKSSTVKECIHAILKEKLANVQYVPEEMPQLTKSLSEIIKDRLKEEGFDRYKMVVQVVIGEQRGEGVNMAARCFWDADTDSYAHDVFMNDSLFCVVAAFGCFYY, via the exons ATGGGCGAGCTGGGGGCGGACGATGGGGCCGGGAATACGTACAGCCTGCGGCCCGGCCTGCAGCGCCg ATTTAAATCATCCACGGTCAAAGAATGCATCCATGCAATACTGAAGGAGAAGCTGGCCAACGTACAGTACGTCCCCGAAGAAATGCCTCAGCTTACAAAGTCTTTGTCAGAGATAATAAAAGACAGACTGAAAG agGAAGGATTTGACAGGTACAAAATGGTGGTTCAGGTTGTGATaggagagcagagaggagaaggagTGAA TATGGCTGCGCGATGTTTCTGGGATGCCGACACTGACAGCTACGCTCACGATGTGTTCATGAAT gacagcctgtTTTGTGTGGTAGCTGCATTTGGCTGCTTCTACTATTGA